The Andrena cerasifolii isolate SP2316 chromosome 15, iyAndCera1_principal, whole genome shotgun sequence genome includes a window with the following:
- the LOC143377086 gene encoding uncharacterized protein LOC143377086, with product MDILISEQKYLYGRIARLTENMKKLGTSKITKGVIISRLELLETYWTTFLQTHSKLCASFKEEHQEKPYFKDDHMSLCEEAYLQQKASLLDTRDDFPDELDETVHTGTDSQGRTLERIPIPKFSGDYQNWPSFRDLFRSLVIKNSNLSEVDKLHYLQTSLTDEAARLIQNVTLTTSNFKRAWETIMEQYDVPRLLIHAHVTKLLSLPAMKKESAQELKELLHGTRNAVDALATLKLPVEHWSAFLVVLTAERLDPTTRMAWEMSIGTAPEHPTFDQMKTFLSSQVRALVASGGTASGSAGQNRSGSDKNSSGASTGAARRPKTHCVKKNANGTQKCALCQGEHFILYCPKYKAMSPLERKNRVDEQLAHSGKSASPSLSPTTATTHCAQVQSPGASVLLATALVRVASNSGEKVTVRAMIDPCSEVSLIGESIAQLLRLPRSPTNIPVIGVAKNKTYSRGSRISSYRPSPVSVSTSWFHLTDLELADPEFASSRKVDILLGAEVYSQIIREGLRHGPPCTPVAQATTLGWILTGLVGNPDNFSKTKAAVTLQCTTDFDISEILQKFWKQEEVSAPLSILTAEEKACEDHFVRTHSRDNSGSDCGTNFVGADKELRRLFSDASDELGKLAPLLADLGTTWIFNPPAAPHFGGIWESAVKSMKHHLRRVIGDTPLTFEEMTTLLNQIEACLNSRPLLPLSDEPDNFQFLTPGHFLVGSALIAIPEPSLTAESSNRLARWQKIQQMRDHYWKRWSAEYLQALQGRPKWIAAHPNVQPGQLCLVKNEATPPTHWPIGRITEVHPGPDGLVRVVTIRTPKTTLQRPIAKISLFPSEPSDEAL from the exons ATGGATATACTCATATCAGAACAGAAATACTTGTACGGACGAATTGCAAGGTTAACGGAAAATATGAAGAAGCTCGGCACTAGCAAAATTACGAAAGGCGTAATTATTTCTCGGTTGGAACTTTTGGAAACTTACTGGACTACGTTTCTCCAGACTCACTCAAAATTGTGCGCTAGTTTCAAGGAAGAGCATCAGGAAAAACCGTACTTCAAAGACGACCACATGAGCTTGTGCGAGGAAGCTTACTTACAACAGAAGGCTAGTCTGCTCGATACTCGAGACGACTTCCCGGATGAACTGGACGAAACTGTACATACTGGAACCGACTCCCAAGGAAGGACCTTGGAAAGGATACCTATCCCTAAATTCTCTGGGGACTATCAAAACTGGCCAAGCTTTCGCGATCTGTTTCGTTCTCTGGTAATCAAAAATTCGAATCTATCTGAAGTGGATAAACTACATTATCTACAAACCAGTCTAACCGATGAAGCAGCTCGACTGATTCAGAACGTCACACTAACGACTTCAAACTTCAAGCGAGCGTGGGAGACCATTATGGAGCAGTACGACGTCCCGCGTCTCCTCATTCACGCTCACGTAACAAAGCTCCTGTCTTTGCCTGCGATGAAGAAGGAATCAGCTCAAGAACTAAAGGAATTGCTTCATGGAACTCGGAACGCAGTGGACGCGTTAGCCACGCTGAAGCTGCCTGTCGAGCACTGGAGTGCTTTCTTGGTTGTCCTCACTGCAGAACGTCTAGATCCAACAACGAGGATGGCCTGGGAGATGTCCATCGGAACGGCGCCGGAGCATCCGACCTTCGATCAAATGAAGACCTTTCTCAGTTCTCAAGTGAGAGCGCTGGTGGCGTCTGGAGGCACCGCCAGTGGATCAGCTGGTCAAAACCGTTCCGGAAGTGACAAAAACTCGTCTGGAGCTTCTACTGGAGCAGCTCGTCGGCCCAAGACGCACTGCGTTAAGAAAAACGCAAACGGGACACAAAAATGTGCTCTGTGTCAGGGCGAGCATTTTATACTGTATTGTCCGAAGTACAAGGCCATGAGTCCCCTGGAGAGGAAAAATAGG GTAGACGAGCAACTCGCACATTCTGGAAAGAGCGCTTCTCCGTCGCTGAGCCCGACCACTGCTACAACTCATTGCGCTCAGGTGCAATCTCCTGGCGCTTCCGTACTTCTTGCAACTGCGTTAGTCAGAGTGGCGTCCAATTCTGGGGAGAAGGTGACCGTTCGAGCGATGATCGATCCCTGCTCCGAGGTGTCCTTGATCGGTGAGAGTATCGCTCAACTATTAAGACTCCCAAGGTCACCCACAAATATTCCAGTTATAGGAGTCGCGAAAAATAAAACATACTCGAGGGGTTCG AGAATCTCCTCGTATCGGCCGAGTCCGGTTTCGGTTTCTACTTCTTGGTTTCACTTAACCGATCTTGAACTAGCTGACCCTGAATTTGCCTCCTCTAGAAAGGTTGATATTCTCTTAGGCGCGGAAGTCTATTCACAAATTATCCGTGAAGGATTACGGCACGGACCTCCTTGCACGCCGGTAGCTCAAGCTACCACTCTGGGCTGGATTCTAACCGGCTTGGTCGGCAATCCAGATAATTTCTCTAAAACGAAAGCTGCTGTCACTCTTCAGTGTACCACTGACTTCGATATATCGGAGATCTTGCAAAAATTCTGGAAGCAAGAAGAGGTGTCGGCACCACTTTCTATATTAACCGCGGAAGAGAAGGCTTGCGAAGATCACTTCGTTCGTACGCATTCTCGCGATAACAGTGGCAG CGACTGTGGGACAAATTTCGTCGGTGCAGACAAGGAGTTACGACGTTTGTTCTCCGACGCCTCCGACGAACTGGGGAAGTTGGCGCCTCTACTGGCCGACCTGGGTACTACCTGGATATTCAATCCACCGGCCGCTCCCCACTTCGGGGGGATCTGGGAGTCCGCCGTGAAGTCTATGAAGCATCACCTTCGTCGAGTCATTGGCGACACCCCACTGACGTTTGAGGAGATGACTACGCTCCTGAATCAAATAGAGGCTTGCCTAAATTCCAGACCGCTCTTACCGTTGAGCGACGAACCagacaattttcagtttttaactCCGGGGCACTTTCTTGTAGGCTCTGCATTAATAGCAATTCCTGAACCTTCTCTCACTGCGGAGTCGTCAAATCGACTCGCTCGCTGGCAGAAAATTCAGCAAATGAGGGATCACTACTGGAAGCGGTGGTCTGCCGAATACCTCCAAGCTCTGCAAGGACGTCCGAAGTGGATCGCTGCCCACCCTAACGTTCAGCCCGGACAACTCTGCCTCGTGAAGAACGAGGCAACTCCACCAACTCACTGGCCGATTGGACGcatcactgaagttcatcctggaCCGGATGGCCTTGTACGCGTTGTCACAATCCGGACACCTAAGACGACACTACAGCGCCCTATTGCGAAAATAAGTCTTTTCCCATCGGAGCCAAGCGACGAGGCTCTATAA